The Cydia pomonella isolate Wapato2018A chromosome 9, ilCydPomo1, whole genome shotgun sequence sequence taatttagtataatataaataaacatgctCTAAAAAGTCACTcctgattattttttaaaatacttaagatTAGATTAGGTAAAAGAAACACTGGGAGGGAATCCTCATATTGTGTGTTTTGCaacgagcaaaataaactatgtttctcTTTCCCCACATGACTAACAATTTTACTTTTTCTGTTCTAATTATAAACTCCATGCATATATGTAATCATTAATCAACTACaaatctgggggcctaccgcgaaaaccaaaattagcaaattgcggggatctttctcttttactctcattaagacgtaattagtgaCAGAGAAGAATACCCGCAatcgacgaacttcgattttcgcggttataataGCCCTGATCTGGACGCGACGagctgaaaataataataataatataacacgatttttggatctatatccccacgcaagcctattaAAGTACCGGGATTTATatgcccgtgaaatccaaggagatacactTAATAACACGATTAACTGTTgattttcattgttttatgaAAGAAAACGTCTATTATTATTAGAATGTTGTACGGTCACATCCATcgatttagggttcaagctaatttggttgtctgTACtgacggtatgaaatgtccaatgtaaagtaaaccctaaatagCTCAACATTTAAAGTCCGTGAATGTATGAAATAAGCCTCAGGGAAGTACGAAACTAAAGTTACTACAAAACATTTTGTAGTAAACAAGTGAGTtgtcttaccatcaggcgggccgtatgcttgtttgccaccggcgtagtattaaaaaaaaaacagtgctgtttactacaaaacattaataaagataaagttATCATCGTTACACTGTATTATGATATTAGAAAGACGAGTGTTTACTATAATACAGAGTTCGTAAAAATACAGATCACTACTCACTAGATAATGCATTAAGACAACACTCGTTCATCAACTATCAGTGTCACTCCCATATCAGTCAAGTATGAGCACTCATATTTCAGTTACTCCATGTAAACGACTAGTGCGTACTTATAgaagtaatattataaatgtaaaagttAGTATGTTTGGATGTCACTCAATCACGCATAAAGGACTATACAAACTTCAGGTTTCGGGTTGGACAAAATTCGGCatagcttataaaataaaatagctagcAATAGCTTTAAACCTTGGTTAACTATCCGAGAATCTACTTCattagggcgtccgctagctgtcGCGGGTGCATGGAGCGgacgcacgcacgcgggtgcaattgtaggtaaaatccgttgCAACAAGTCCGGCCAGTTAGCggtgctcatactatttttcgttaacccgctcactCGCTctgtgcaaccgcgccagcgcTTAGATTTGGCGTAGTGGAATACATTACGTTTAAAAGTCTTTGTATAGAGCGCTTCGTACATTCAGCACCAAATAAATAGTGACGGctaaagtggccaaatatatcataactcatcCTTATTTCTAACAAGTGTGTTATGATATATTTGGCTACATTGCGATACATACATAATGCGAAGTCTAATGTAGGTAGTCTATGGGTCAAAAGCTACAAGAATCTGTTTATCAAATACGCGAGACATACCTAGATAACGTCTACACGTGTATTTTGCAATATAAATAGAATACATATTAATCGTTTCTCTAAATAGCCGAATGTCAGATGTTTATtcttgataattatttacaacattatattgtattatttacaaCACAATTTTGTTACGTATTTTTACGTATTTCCCTCGAAACGATTTGTTAGAAATTTGTCCCTTGCCATGAATTTCCACGTGCTTTATGTTTTAAGTGGATTTTACTGTAGACCTAGGGAACTatgatatatgtaaatatatattttcaactttaactCATGCCTCATGCGGAAATGTCGTCGTTAATTTTCGTGGTGATTAAGACTTTGTGGTCTGCTTTGGTGCATGATCTGGTTTGTCCAATAATTGCGTGAGGCGTTATTGAGGATTTTTTACAGATATAATCATAACGCCATAACACTTTGCGTTCTTGGCGCTGTGGGTACGTTCTTAGGCATTTATAGGAATTTGTGAgaacaaacatatttttggatgagcaataattctttattaattgACTCCatgctataataaaaaaacaacatgtAATTCTTGTACCTAATCTTTAATCTTCTTCATGTTCCTCGTTTGCTTCTTCAGGCAACTCTTCTTCGTCTTCCTTCCCTTCTTCTAGCCATTGCACCATCAGGTCTTTTGCTTCAGTCCTGAAGCACCAGAAAATGTTAGTTAGGTAGTTAGGTTAggtaagaaaagaaaaaaaataaaatagataaatactgtGGTAAAAAAACCTTCATTTCTGTAAGTTTTAACAGTAACATGATAGGTGCcatcgtttttattttgttatcgaTTTTTTCAGTATAGTAATGCGAAACTAACTGCCCGTCTATCTATCTGTTAACTTTTCacacttaaaccgctgaaccgatttagataaaactTGTCATGgcgatagtttgaggcccggggaagACTACTCTAAGTAGTGTTTATGAATCATCATCATGGTGACTCGGACTACCCGGAACTGGTAGAGAGGCTAGTGAAATTCTTTGTACATTTGATTGAAAAGAAAATCGGCCTCGGTTAAGTGGCAAAGGGGCGCACGGTGGCGCATAGAAACTCGCTGTTCCCTCGCGAGCCTTGGCCCTGCTGAATGCGCTCCCGGTATCAGCACCCGAGTGTGACTGCTTTCGTGGCGATGGGAGGATGTATATAAGGATTGCTTGAGATTTGGTGAGATTATGGATAAAAGGTAAACCAGTGTTTTAATCTTActtgtacatacatatagtcTCCTAAGGCCCggccatacaaatgaaaaatccaaaatttgccactgaaattAGAAGctatagtgcagggaatacagttcattttatttagtttgaaaattgaacgaaacaaaacaaatgcaactctgttccaattgaataccatttaaatttcatcgaactgaataagtcccttgggccttacgagggtATGTTATTGTATCGTTTCACGGTGTATTCGTTTAAAAACTTTAATActgtgtaaatatttaataaataaaatgaaataaaaaaaatcaccttCATTCCACGCCGACTAAGTGCCGGGCAGACGCTAGTGTACATACATGTCTAGAAATGTGGGTTTGATTTGATAGTTATTGCCTTTATAGGATTAAAGCATGTTCATATGAAATAGATCATACAATTTGAGGAAGTGGTTAAACACACAGCGGTTGGAAAATGTTAGTACTTTTCCTGTTTTGCAATAGCAAAGCGATTTCGATAGCTTCAATAGTTGTTACACGCTATATCTTTTGCTTTTCCTTATATTGATAAAAAGAGGAAACATATAATATGAATTGACTTTCGGTATTAAAGCGATGGTAAgtgtatgtacctacttgtCTTATGACATACACTACAGTCAAAAAACTTTCATGTCTTCGAGACACGACTGCTTTATCGAACATATAGAGACAATCCTTAATTATCAACTACACAGATAAACACTTcttcttgatatttttcagCTGTGGCGCTCTAGCTTATATTTGTTTTGATCCCCCAGTGCCTCGCGGCTACTGACAGTACATACAATATTTATCTGCAGTCGAAAAGTTAGGTAACATCTCGTTTTGGATACTGGCATCGCCCCGTTTCCTCTTCTAAGCCGCCCATGCATACACAGCGCACATTATTGACTAGCTAGTAGTATACTAACATCTCCTCGGGAGTGATGACTCCCTTGTTGATCCTCTCGAGGAGCGGCAGCGTGACTAACATCTCTACTTCCCCTCGTCTTCCCCTGCATCGCCCATGTACAGACAATTCTACTATAAACTAACTTCTCTTCGGGAGTAACACCTTTCTCGTTGATCCTTTTGAGTCGCGGCAGCTTGGATAACATCTCGTCTTCCCCTACACTGCCCATGTACAGACAACTCTACTATAAACTAACCTCTCTTCAGGAGTAACGACTCCCTTGTTGATCCTTTTGAGTCGCGGCAGTGTGGCTAAGATCTCTACTCGGATGCCAGCGTCGTCTTCCTCCCCTCCAGCATCATCATCCCCTGTACCGCCCATAAACGGGCAACCTTTCATTATCAACGTTTGTAGGTTTGGCAACACCTggaaggaatataaattaaaaaaaaaagattgtgtTACTTAATATGTGAACGCAGCCGACAAATCGTCCCACTtagtcgcttgccataaggacgccttgacaggttattcgtataaaaatataaacaaatctcgtccttatggcaagtgacaaagtgggacgttttgccggccgcggttaCAAGATTGTGTTACTTAATATGTGAACGCAGCCGACAAAACGCCCCACTTAGTCggttgccataaggacgccttgacaggttattcgtataaaaatcaaacaaatctcgtccttatggcaagtgacagtgggacgttttgccggccgcggttaCATATGGTATTTAGTAAGGCAAATGCTACTGCGAATTGTCGACCCAGAAGCTAATTTTCAAGGCCCAATTAACGTCAATTGATTTCCCCAAAAGTAAGTGTCCATAAACCAACAAGAATACGACTAACTTTACCTTTAATTTCTTCACTTGTATTAACGTCCGCACCTTACAGGCTCTCAGATTAATGTATTCCAATTTCTCATTAGCCTCACTGAAACCGGTTAACAATTTTATGGGATTACCACGTACATGCAATATCCTCAAATTCGCCAAATTCTCTACACCAACTAGACTTGTAATTTTATTCCCAGCTAAGTACAAGCTATCCAGGTTTGGAAAATTCAAATTGCTTATATCTTGAATAAGATTGTGACGAAAATCGAGGCATCTAATTGTTGGCATTCTATTAACGAAATGGATTTTGTCTATCTTATTATCCGCTGCTTCTAGAGTGCTCAATTCTGGTTGGTAGAcatcgtgaaccgatttcaaataGTTGCCGTTCATAATCATAACTTGAAGGTATTTCATTCTTGGTAAAGCAGCGGAGGTGAGTAGGTTTCTGTCTGCTTGTATAAGGACAAGGAAGGGAAGGTCTTTAATGACTTCAAGGGCCTTTGTCTGTAGATGGTTGTTGGATACGTCAAGGAATTGTAGATGTTGGAAGCTTTTGATAGCACTGATTTCTGTCAGATTTAGGTTTGTTATTGTAGCCTTTAGGTAGGTGTATCTGTGACAAAAAAACACATGTCATGAAAAGGTATTGAAAGCTGAAAAGGTATTGATAATTATCTGCTCTAGTGTACTCACCCATCACCTTCAGCAGTTTTGCCGAGAAGGCTCATTCGGACGCTGACCTCCGAGCGGTTCAGCCGTCTCTCCGCATATTCAGGGAGACGAAATATTTCTTCACCGATTCTCTCCTCTGTACCCTGCTCCTCTTCCCCTACCTCTGCTGTGGTTGCCTCTTGTGCCTGAAGATCGGTATGTATACCGGTGAGATGAATAGGCATTAGGCGAGATAACAGCCAATATTGTTAAGATTCTATATATAAAACAGAGATGGATCCCAGTGCTGACTGTTCTAAAGATTATGGTGTCGGCCGCGAAAGCTAGGGTCAATGAAAGACTGATTATTTCAATCTGGTCTAATCAGCATTAAGTATGTAGATACATAATGACCaattaaaaggaggaaaaaAAAACCACGAAAACACAtctaattttcaattgtatatcgttaccctacataccatagcagtataatattaatataactagTGATATGGCCGAGAGATCGGacaagcaaaattttaaaaagaggTATAATTTTCAGAATTgagatataaaataataacccaTGCGATGGCCAAATCTTCCGTTACATgtttcgcgcggcgcgccatatcttttattttctttttatatcgTGGATTTATGCCCCGTCTTAAATAAGTTAAAAGATATATAATGGTATTGGCCCTGATGCCAAATGCTGAGGAAAACGatgcatataataaataaataaataaattttgaacattcttacaaaaatttactaagccccatagtaagctcaagaaggcttgtgttgtgttggCAAATATCCTTACCTCTTCCTTTTTGGCGTCTGTTAGAGTCAATCTTGATTTCAACATTATTTACGCAAATTCCAAggctaataaattatttaggcAATTATCTGTTCTTGGAATGTAAACAACATCAGGTTTTGGCAGTTGTCGCGTTGACATAACTGACGTTCACTTTACGTAATAGTTTTAATACCTAGTCATTGCAAGCTTGCAAAGAGTttgaaatttgttaaaaatacttaagagTCTGTGCGGATAGTGAAAAGTCATAGaatgaatagggttgtttccatctacaaatcttagggcagaattgtatcccaataaattcttttggattataagaacatgttaaactacttttaggggacctgtaatgaccatatttttgtaaatattgaatttaaaatatcttttggcacacgtcacgtgaccaaactcgaaacgtctttgaagattctgatgacgtcacaactctcggattgacactgttgacagttaggcgataaacaacaaatgacaaatgtcagttgacagttcgtatcttctacgtgtgtatgtagttatgtgtcaaaccgtaaactgtgacgtcacacaattttcaaagagcgttttggccGCGAAAgcatatgtcaaaatatattttgttaatttaacatatttaaagccgtttttagtataaaagttgaattttggggcaacttttagtt is a genomic window containing:
- the LOC133521154 gene encoding leucine-rich repeat-containing protein 23-like isoform X2 codes for the protein MLKSRLTLTDAKKEEAQEATTAEVGEEEQGTEERIGEEIFRLPEYAERRLNRSEVSVRMSLLGKTAEGDGYTYLKATITNLNLTEISAIKSFQHLQFLDVSNNHLQTKALEVIKDLPFLVLIQADRNLLTSAALPRMKYLQVMIMNGNYLKSVHDVYQPELSTLEAADNKIDKIHFVNRMPTIRCLDFRHNLIQDISNLNFPNLDSLYLAGNKITSLVGVENLANLRILHVLPNLQTLIMKGCPFMGGTGDDDAGGEEDDAGIRVEILATLPRLKRINKGVVTPEERTEAKDLMVQWLEEGKEDEEELPEEANEEHEED
- the LOC133521154 gene encoding leucine-rich repeat-containing protein 23-like isoform X1, producing MLKSRLTLTDAKKEEAQEATTAEVGEEEQGTEERIGEEIFRLPEYAERRLNRSEVSVRMSLLGKTAEGDGYTYLKATITNLNLTEISAIKSFQHLQFLDVSNNHLQTKALEVIKDLPFLVLIQADRNLLTSAALPRMKYLQVMIMNGNYLKSVHDVYQPELSTLEAADNKIDKIHFVNRMPTIRCLDFRHNLIQDISNLNFPNLDSLYLAGNKITSLVGVENLANLRILHVRGNPIKLLTGFSEANEKLEYINLRACKVRTLIQVKKLKVLPNLQTLIMKGCPFMGGTGDDDAGGEEDDAGIRVEILATLPRLKRINKGVVTPEERTEAKDLMVQWLEEGKEDEEELPEEANEEHEED